The window CGGCCGGGGCTCCTGCTTCTTGATGAGCCTTTAAGCCATCTGGATGGGAAAATGAGGCAGATGCTCAGGCAGGAAATAAAAAGGATGCATCATGAGATCAAATGCACGACCATTATTGTGACCCATGATCAGATCGAAGCCATGTCCATGGCAGATAAGATTGTTATTATGAAGGAGGGGAAACTTCAGCAAATGGGGACTCCCCTGGAAGTATACGATGATCCGTCCAATGAATTCGTAGCCGGATTTATCGGAGAGCCGCCCATGAATTTAATTCCGTCGGTTATCAAAACGGAAGGGGAACGGTATTATTTTGCATTTGAAAACAGCGGATTAAAGGTTCTGGTGCCTGACCGTTATAAGCCTGTGGTCAGGGAAGATCTGAAGGTGACTCTGGGTGTCCGTCCTGTGGATGTTCTGATTTCCCATGATCCGGCCACCAGCACACCGGTACCTGTTGCCGTATATGAAAATATGGGTGATGAGCGCAGAATCAGCCTTCGGGTGGGTGACAACCTGTTAAGCATTACCACAACAGATGATGTGTATTACGAGAAAGGCGATGAGGTCTATTTAAAATTCAATTCAGAAAAGACCCATCTGTTTGATGTAAACACCGGGGACCGAATCCGGGTATAAAAAAGAATGGAGGATTTTTAAGATGAGTATTCCGAAAACAATGAAGGCACTTGTTGCGTATTCCAAAGATGACTACCGTTTTGAGCCGGCTTATCCAACACCGGAATGTGGTCCGGATGACATTGTCATCAAGACTGAAGGCTGCGGAATCTGTGCAGGAGATTTAAAATGCAGCCATGGAGCAGCCATGTTCTGGGGAGATGAGGTCCAGCCTTCATGGGTAAAACCGCCCTTTATTCCAGGACACGAGTTTTTAGGCGAAATTGTTGAACTGGGGGATAATGTGAAAGAATTTCAGATCGGTGACCGTGTGACTGCCGACCAGATCAAGCCCTGCGGGGAATGTAAGTTTTGTAAATCCGGCCGCTACTGGATGTGCCAGCCTCATGATATTTTCGGTTTCCAGCACACCAATAACGGCGGCATGGCTGAGTATGTGAGATATCCAAAAGGTTCTGTAATACATAAAGTCCCAAAAGATATGCCCTTTGAGGATGCGCTTTTAATCGAACCTTATGCCTGCTCAAAGCATTGTGTGGACCGGGGAGAAATCGGCTGTGAGGATGTTGTGGTAATCTCAGGGGCCGGAACTCTGGGACTTGGGATGGTCACTTATGCCCGCATGAAAAACCCGGCCAAACTGATCGTCCTTGATATGATGGATGACAGGCTGCAGAAAGCAAAAGAATTTGGTGCCGATCTGGTGCTGAATCCAGGGAAAACGGATGCAGTGAAAACGGTCATGGATTTAACAGAAGGTTATGGATGCGATATCTATATCGAGGCCACCGGCCATCCTTCCAGTGTGGTGCAGGGACTTTCCATGATCAGAAAGCTGGGACGTTTCGTAGAATTCAGCGTATTTTCAGAACCTGCCACTGTGGACTGGTCCATCATCGGCGACCGGAAGGAATTGGATATTGCAGGTGCCCACTTAAGTCCTTATTGCTATCCCTTTGTCATTGAAAACATAACAAACGGCAATTT of the Lacrimispora indolis DSM 755 genome contains:
- a CDS encoding ABC transporter ATP-binding protein — protein: MAELVLKNIYKQYDNKEKKKAANGYAVNDLSFRCEDGEFIGILGPSGCGKSTTLRMLAGLEEITSGDVYIGKTRINHLLPKDRGIGLAFEDYALYPPLTVYENLAFNMRAKKKTEEEIRKEIGRVAPLLKVEDLLQMKPAALSGGQKQRVNIARAIIRRPGLLLLDEPLSHLDGKMRQMLRQEIKRMHHEIKCTTIIVTHDQIEAMSMADKIVIMKEGKLQQMGTPLEVYDDPSNEFVAGFIGEPPMNLIPSVIKTEGERYYFAFENSGLKVLVPDRYKPVVREDLKVTLGVRPVDVLISHDPATSTPVPVAVYENMGDERRISLRVGDNLLSITTTDDVYYEKGDEVYLKFNSEKTHLFDVNTGDRIRV
- a CDS encoding alcohol dehydrogenase catalytic domain-containing protein, with translation MSIPKTMKALVAYSKDDYRFEPAYPTPECGPDDIVIKTEGCGICAGDLKCSHGAAMFWGDEVQPSWVKPPFIPGHEFLGEIVELGDNVKEFQIGDRVTADQIKPCGECKFCKSGRYWMCQPHDIFGFQHTNNGGMAEYVRYPKGSVIHKVPKDMPFEDALLIEPYACSKHCVDRGEIGCEDVVVISGAGTLGLGMVTYARMKNPAKLIVLDMMDDRLQKAKEFGADLVLNPGKTDAVKTVMDLTEGYGCDIYIEATGHPSSVVQGLSMIRKLGRFVEFSVFSEPATVDWSIIGDRKELDIAGAHLSPYCYPFVIENITNGNLKTDGVIRNTFPIEEWEKAFEYAGGKYGDFKVAIKF